One Asterias rubens chromosome 8, eAstRub1.3, whole genome shotgun sequence genomic window, gtcgaaacgttaggccattaactattttttgcatttataccatcggtccatttagttggtaagttgtttgcaacagctaattttattttctcaaaatttaaaattgagACAAAAAGTTATTTGGTAAGAAGTAGTTGgataataggcctataatgcattttgagaaacttttcaatTGAAAGAACCGAGGTTGTGAGAAAAAacatcactttttatcccccaaaattaaATCCAAGACATTAACGTTTCtcggattgtgtattccaattgcagattattcttcctgcatggacataaaaattaaaaatggtcAAGATtattggcaatatctcaaaaacgctaccaacTTCTGAAACTAACTTTTCCCAGGTCAGTTTTAAGGTCcaataggattgaaacaaacattGGGTTCCTATTAACAAAACTCTACAATCCCTTTATAACCCCAACCCACAGGTGAAATTCCTGAAGAATGGCCACTGGGCCCGAGCTCCCCCTTTTTTCCTAGATCCGGAACCTCCCAGTTGTTACAAAGTTTATCAATTCCCactcaaacattattaaaagtaaaaaaatatgtatataaaTCACAGCTGTACTGTGGTATAAAGACAAGAGGAATGTATTCTTCGCCAAACCACTGGTGAGCTAAACctttataaagacactggacacctttggtattaatagtcaaagaccagtcttctcatttggtgtatctcaacgtatgcatgcacaaaataactgacctgtgaaaaatttgaactctATTTGAAGCCTAACAATGGAAGGAAAAGAAAACTTTTTTGTCACATGAAGTAGTATcctttagatgcttgattacgaaatttcaaaatctgaggtcttgaaatcaaattcgtggaaaattacttctttcttgaaaactatgttaattcagagccgtttctcacaatgtttggttattatactatcaacagctccccattactcgttacctaaccaagtaatgttttatgctaataattattatgagtaaatTACATATTTTCCCCCCTGAATGTTTAGCACaatgttcagtcacatgatttgatcattgTGAATTGTTATTTGAAAAAGTGCTTGTGATGGAACTTTTTTTATGGAAATTTTTTTGATATTGCCcaaacattatgacatatttttgtaccttgggGTTGTAGAAAAGCCTAAAATACCAaagcttttttttcatttacataCAAGTGTTTCTAACTTATTTAGTCAAATGAGACTGAGAATGAGAGGAGTCTCTTTTCTTGGCAAGTCAAACCACAATCTTgagtagacccagtaactggggcgctgtacctcttttttcagaaattttgacattatcggtcgtGCTAGTACGACGactgataatgtcaaaatttcgaataaaaaaaggagtacagcgccccagttactgaaTACTGGTTCTACCCTAACCACAATCATGACAATTATTTTATCTAGCAAGGGACTATTTACATTGCGCACAGAGAGGTGAACGATTTGtctcaattttattttaaggaaaCTTTGATTGAATACTGGACGTCCTACGATGCAACAAtcgggtcctactaaaagccgacaactcgccgacaacaagtccagagcgccgacaactcgccgccaacaagttttaattacctcgaaaattgccaatataccatagatgtattagaactatatgtgttctgtaatataaacataaatttaatggaaaaacttcacgaaaagtgtgaatttttaaccaaaaaaaaaactgaacgttcacggaaaacggtcggacgccatcttggcttaaaatcgtgttcggaccagcccattatgatgcgggtgagtcagacttagcaatagagggcgggcgtcatgcactgtgcatactgcagtgaaggtcttcacatgaagcccgccctctgttgttgataagtgctaaatctacccgtatcataatggtctggtccaaacacggtttttaagccaagatggcgttcgaccgcttttcgtgcaagtgaagtttttttctggttaaaaattcacactttttgtgaagtttttccattaactttatgtttatattacagaacacatatagttctaatacatctatggtttattggccatttttgaggtaattaaaacttgttggcggcgagttgtcggcgctctggacttgttgtcggcgttgtcggcgatttgtcggcttttagtaggaccgcaACAATCAGCTCACGAGTCACAAGATTAGTAttacaataatacaatacaaatgaaaATATCATTGCGGAACCACTTGACTTAAGCATTGAGTCCCCTCCACGACTTACGTCAGTAAATCTTTATATTTATACAAGAAATACCTGTTTCTCTTTGCGTTTTTATATGACGGAAATTGTTACAGACCAACCGGTGTCCGTGGGCGCCGCCATCTTGACGAGACTTCACGAGGTTTTACTTTCGATATCGCGACATTTCACGAGAAGATCTTCTTCGCTGGCAAACACTTTCGCTTTATGGTAGCGCGAACCAGTGATTTATTTTGATGACTGGGTTATGTGCAGTAAAGTGGAACTGCACAAAACACATTGACGAAAATCGTCGTGTGGTGTGGATAAATTTGTGGCGcaacaaaaaaatcatgtaAATTTCTCAAATAGTTTTTCGCCTGTCAAAATAACTAGTCTTCAATCCTAGAAGTTCTGATCGTCTTTTAGAGATTCACACATGCCATTTCTGTGTTGATTCCAAACTCTGCCGAAATGGATAAACCACCTACGTATGCagatgtaagtttttatttatgaatatattatTGACTTTTGTTGTTCTGTGTTTTGTTCGAACGAAGCAGGAAGTTCACTTTCAGTTTCAGAGAGGTTTATGTCATTGACATTGTCAGAACGCATAACTAGAAGACATCAGGAAATGAGTAAAGAAACCAGATAAATAACTTCCTGAGTAAACAAAGGGAATTAGTAAAtacattattgttttaaaaacatcggAGCTCTATGTGATGATCGGATGTAATTTCCGAAAAATTCACCTCAAAATTATGTAGGAACTctcctttggttttttttttaccagtgaCATGACAGTGTGACACAGTCACATAGCTCAGAGTGAGAGGAAATTACCCCTCGTAATTAATTAGTGGGTTTAAAATACTTGGGAAAATGAGTGTCAACAGACTCTCTCTGATTTTGGGTCATTGATTTGATGGGTTTTCAACTGAAAACAggctttgttttattgtaatgctttaaaatttaatgttagttttttttttttttttgtgggttggGTGGTTTTTTGCTACGGAGctgggtttcaggggacatttcttgtgacaggacggctttgtagaggtgctggtcacctgttcctcctcgtcactcactggcttggtattttttatagctaatttgattctttatttctttatgtatcgatttgtatttctatatttttaagccagtgtaaagtctaataaaactaaaactaaactaaaactttaaaattaaataccaCCCACAATGTTCACAAAAAATATCATCATTGTGTTGGGGAATAAATAAGGGAGCTCCAGTGTACTCCTACACCTAtgatgaggtttgttccgctatcatcCCATGAacggagacgatagcggaacgaacctcactTCTAGGTAGGAGTAGCTTCGTTGACTCGTTTTCATGTATATTTATGGGGAATCTGCAGCTGTGCCCTGTAGAAGTTGGGAGACCATCAGATGTCATAGCGTAGTCATTGTTGTCATCAAAGTAGGGGTTGGGTACTTCATTACATAACTGGTTTGAAATTAATTGGGTAGGAAAAATGACTGGAGTCCAATTTGTTGGATACGAAATTTGCGAAATGACCTGCCTCGACCAGGTTTTGTGAACAGTTTCTAGGATGTTTTGCATCACTATTTTTCTAACATTATAAATTATTGACTGAGTGCATGCTGataatactttttttgtttacgtaTTTGtattcattaattttgttttgtgtcagtCATGCTTcaccttcaccccccccccaaaaaaaaatgttttgaaaatgttttgtctTTAGTTGTTAACTAATGTGGATTTCTTGcttttgtttgaaattaataAACCCGTCGCTCTTTTCCACACCAGGCCTGTAAGGATGAAGAGAATCCAATCACGCGTGTGACCTTAGCGTTGGTGATTCCCCCTCCGTCTCCAGCAGACACTCAGCCAGGTGCACCCATCCATAAAGGTAATTAACCTTGCAGCAAAGGACATGGGGaccaatatcatggctctgctttactTACGACTTCGGCGCTTACAAtgaccattctttgcttactgtgcaagcccTGAATGTTTGCACTACATACCTGTGTAAAGCGAAAAATGCCTAGTATCGTGGAGTACGTACGTGCACAAGTAAAAATTCCTATGAAATATGTGTGACTTAAATGAGGATTCAGTGATAGGCAAATGTTATTTGGGCCTACAGCCCTTggtccttctgaatccttcattTTGACAAAAGAGGATATAGATTTATTTTCGAGGACAGGGGTTTTAATAAACATCTCAAGAAAACCTGGCATAATTTAtaagattattttgttaatttgaaCTTTAGATGATGAAGAGCAAAGTATTCCAGATGAACCTCCTCCAGCATACGATGATCAACACGAAGACGATGATGGTGATAAGAAACCTCTGCTACCTTCTGAGCAGGGATGGACTCAACCTACACTGGAAGAGAAACTTGTCCAAGCTGGGCTGCTGAGCGTAAGATAACTTCCTAGAACCCAGTTTGTTTAACAGTTTGTTGACATTGCAATTTATTGGCCATAAGCGTACGTCAAGTTGCAGAGCTGTAGACTGTATCCATTCTCAACCTTCAACATCCAATTGCATGTGTTGTTTGATTCTGAGTAGAATGAGAATTGCACTGGGCCGACCAGTTTCATGCtgactcttaaaggcagtgcaggacactattggtaattactcaaaataattattagcattaaacctttcttggtaacgagtaatggggagaggatgatagtataaaacattgtgagaaacggctccctctgaagtaatgtggttttcgagaaagaaattagtttccacgaatttgatttccagacctcagatttagaatttgaggtctcgaaatcaagcatctgagagcacacaacttcgtgtgaaaagggtgtttttttctttcattattatcttgcaacttcgatgaccgattgagctcaaattttcacaggtttattatttcatgcatatgttgagatacaccaagtgagaagactggtctttgacaagtaccaattagtgtccagtgtctttaagcagaaaatactgcttagatAGTTTATATGCTAAgcaatgagtggggcaccagtcgcaacaatgtaaatGTATGGAATGGTGGCTGGTAACAagttttttctgtgcttagctagCTTTTACGATTATGAATATGAACATGAGATAATGCACACCACCATATCACTGTTATCAGAGACCAGGAGTTTGGGTGATGAGTTTCCACTAAAGATTATAGAGTGCCAggggtccatttcacaaagagttaggactagtcctaagagacaTCAAAAACGCAttgctagtcttaagttaggatgagtaactcgtcctaagtctagataagactagtcctaactctttgtgaaatccacccctgaggGCGCAAATTGGGAAACTTGAGCTCTATCTATTGTTGAAGAAGACAATTGTCAGCGTAATGAGTGTCTGCTAAACatcactttaaaaaacattgatcGTCTAAATGGATGTATTAATGTGCAttcaggataaagaatacttCTTGGGTTTTTATGAACATGACTTCAATATCACAACATCTTATCTATTCCAGGACTTTCATCATTGAGAGGGAAAGTCCATTTTACAAacggcacttccatttgaaaaccCCAATGTCTACAGAAATCGTTtgaaggccaagaccagggcaaccaAGGACATGTCCTCCTCCCAGGCCTGCTGTTCATTTTCCTTcaagtaattttttcttcttctttatttttacAGAGAGATGACCTGAAAGAAGATTCTGGTTCAATGCTCGGAGGGGACTTGATGTTTACTGTAGCATTTTTCAGTAAGTTGGTGATAATGTAAAGATTTCCAACATCCAAGGTAGTGTTGTTCCGTCTTCCCTTGTTTTTATGAACAAGTTTACTATTGTCTTGGATTTTCTTAATTCAAGTATTTAATAACTAAACTTGACAAAGATTGTGTTAGCATAATGGAGTCAACACTAAAACGAATTTTATGTATCTTTCCATGTGGAGAGTTATTACAGCATAGCAACCCTTGTTATTACAGcatgtggaagtgttgtggccgagcatttaagagcaccgaattcaaactctggcgtttctgatcagcagagtgtgggttccttcgaatgggatgtaaagccattggtcccatgtgttgtgttacgcatgtaaaaaaaaaaaccagtggacttttcgaaaagagaaggggtttgccccggtgttcctggctgtggctgctttatGTGCCgtatcaccttgtaaacccttaaaaggtgctaaataattgggtctcaaaattcatcactgcaattacctatctttctgaaagtttgtattatactcagcgccttgagtaccttgtttggtagatacatgggCTATGTAAGACtggaaagaaaaggaaaaaaaaaaaaggaaaaaaaaaaccttagcAAATCATCCAACTCCTGTTCGAATTTTTTTCATGAGAGATCACTTTACATCAATCAAAAGGCttgacggccacttcaaggtgagggctacacttaacagATTTGAGCAATctacccaaatcaactgccaccaggggcacattgcTACTACTCATGGGGTTAAAACACGGTTATCCCCTTCTCAGGCCaaaaggatgtaggcatgggtatcatccaataggagcctgactggtagaACAAAATTCACTACCTTCTCGACTtttcacaaagcaattatggttaagtgccttgctcaagtgtcatgacctggtatcgaacccacactctgttgctgacaataccagagcttgggtccagtgaactagaccacgACAAGACATGGCTCGGCCACGACAAGACATGAATACTTGTATGCATCGGTGGAAGTTTACACCCTCCCCCCTGCGATTCGGAGAGACACAAACAGTTGACCTTATAACTTACAACTGCCCCCTGTACTCGCCTCAAGGGGCTGAACTATACTGGAGTCCCTGAATCCACCATCATTAAGATGATTGTCAAATGGTTGCCTGGATATATGATTAGGAGCAACAACTGGAGAGAGAAAAACCCCTAACCATATTTTTTAAtctctttctttttgttttgtgcagTCGCCTTCCTGTTCAACTGGATAGGATTCTTGTTTGCATACTGTCTCAGTGTCAGTGTGGCTGGACGATATGGTGCTCTGTCAGGATTTGGGGCATCCATGGTCAAATGGACGCTCATTGCTGTGGTAAGATTGCTCTCAAAGTTCTGGTCTTTTttagaaataaatacaaattttgtttagaCGTCTTGAATGTATTGGACAGACATTTTCTCAAGAGAAAGAAGTGAAAGGGCTCCTCAGAACATTAAAGCTAGCGTGTCTGGAACACATGTCCAAGTTTTcaccctcccctcccccccccaaaaaaaaaaaaacacaaaaaaacacaaccgATACAAATGAATTGGGTTGCTTCAGATTGACCAAAAAGGTGTCATAACTCTAGTCCACTTGTACAATTTTCCAGGGTGTTGACCattatttgaaaccattcatCTGCTCGGGTTATGTATGATGGCTTTGTGCACAGAACACACCTTTGTGATCAAAATTACAATTATACTTCTATAAAGGCAAAACACTTTAGAATACCCCCAGATTGCACAGCGGGGCTTGTATAACcaataaacaccaagtagaaaacttACTGAAGACCTCGTTTCAATTCAGTGTGCTCGGGCCAAACTTCcaaaatttgggtccagaatgccccaaagttttgaaaaatcctggAAAGAACCGTTACTATTCATAGTCTGAGTATTAGGATTATGGTAACATGGCTTTTAATTGTATGTTTTGTTGACAGTACTCTGATTGTTGCAGCTTATATTTAAGGGGTGCTACATGCCTGCTCATTGCTCTAACACTCAGTGGTAAGTACATTTGTCAGCAACAaccttcagggcccaatttcataaagctgttttaagcagaaaatattgctaagcaaaaatgagtggGCACCATTTGCAAtgatgtaaactttatggaacttcgactggtaaccagtttctgttaagcaagctttttctgtgcttacaagctttataaaattgggcccctaTGAAGA contains:
- the LOC117293934 gene encoding NEDD4 family-interacting protein 1-like, yielding MDKPPTYADACKDEENPITRVTLALVIPPPSPADTQPGAPIHKDDEEQSIPDEPPPAYDDQHEDDDGDKKPLLPSEQGWTQPTLEEKLVQAGLLSRDDLKEDSGSMLGGDLMFTVAFFIAFLFNWIGFLFAYCLSVSVAGRYGALSGFGASMVKWTLIAVYSDCCSLYLRGATCLLIALTLSGVLVCGRGIYMYLKIKRQLQGGKNIQYVYWQNM